The Terriglobia bacterium region TCGGGTCGATCTCGTATTTCAGCCAGTTCTCCGAGATCTTTTGTTGCACCACGCGGACGTACCAGGCAAAGCGCGAACCGAAATCGCCGCCGCCGCCGGTGAACCCGAAACCGCCCTTCGCGTTGGGTGTGCTGAACACGCCGTACGGTCCGCTGACCGGACCGCCCTGTCCGAAGGGCACGACATTGCTGGCCTCTTCCACCGGTCGCGGTTTTTGTTGGGTGGAAGTGCGCGGCTTGGGTTCGACACGGCGCCTCGCGCTTTTCTCGGGGATCGGGATGGCCTCCGGCGTCGGCTCTTCCTTGGCCTTGGGCAGCGATTGCGACAAACCCTTGGACTCGTTGGCCAGGATGTTCTGCGACTGGGGCGCGGTGTGCGGCAAGGGAATTGTGCTGACCATCGTCACGCTCATCGCTCCGCCACCCGCACCGCTGCCGCCCCACGATTCGCCGCTGAAGCGGCCGAAGATCGCGCCGTAAAGCAGAATGGCGCAGAACAGCAAGCCATGCAGCGCCGCCGACCAGCCCAGCGGCCGTCGCCACTCCTCGCGTTCGGTAAAGATGTCAGCGGTTGCTGCCATTCGCTTTCAACGGTTGGGTGACGATGCTGACGTTGGTGATGCCTGCCTGTTTGACCGCATCCATCACCGTGGCGAAGGCGCCGAAGGGAACATTCTCGTCGGCGCGCAGAAAAATCGATTGCCGTTGCGGATCGCGCACCTTTCGACGCAGCGCGTCCGGAATCTGGTTCACGTTGATCGGGTCGTTGCCGAGAAAAACTCGCTGCTGCCGGTCAATGCTGATTACCACGCGCTCTTCGGTGATTTCTTTCACCGTCTTGGTCTTCGGAACGTCCACCTCGATGCCCGACTGGAGGATGGGCGCGGTGAGCATGAAGATGATCAGCAGCACCAGAACCACGTCCACCAGCGGCGTGATATTGATGTCGGCCAGCGCGGAGCGCGTGCGGCCGTTGGAATCGGTGAAAGCCATTACCGCAACTCCGGCTCGGGGGCGGCGGCGCGGCGCGGTGCCTCGGCGCCGGCGCGCTCCACGGCGTTGAGCATTTCCAGCGAGAAATCATCCATGCGCGAGCCGAACTCGCGGATGGCGCTGCCGAACACGTTGTAGGCGATGACGGCCGGGATGGCGGCAAACAGACCGGCGGCGGTGGTAATCAGCGCTTCGGAAATGCCGGGCGCTACCGCTCGCAGGGTTGCGGCGCCGGCTGTGCCGAGCCCGTGGAAGGCATCAATGATGCCCCACACGGTTCCGAACAAGCCGATGAACGGGGTTGCGGCGGCGGTGATCGCCAGCCACGGCAGCCGTCGCTCCAGGCGCGTCAATTCCTCCGAAGCCGCAATCTGCATGGCGCGCTGCGTTGCCGCCGCGCTGCGCGAGCGCTTGAATTCCTCAAATCCGCCTTCGAACACAGCCACCAACGGGCTGGGCCTGAATTGCTCGGCCACCGCGGCAATGTCCTGGAAGCGCTGCGCGCGGCGGAAAGCGCGCAGGAAGCGTCCGCTCTGCACCCGCGCGCGGCGCAGCAGGTTCCAGCGCGCGAGGATGATCGACCAGGAAAGAATGCTGAAAAACAGCAAAATGAGGAGAACCGCCTTGGCGACCGGGCCGGTCTGCCAAATCATGTTCGCGATCTCACCACCGATGACAAACGAGAGGGGGAGTATGGCCATCACTTTTTAGAGAAGCTTCACCAGAGCAAGATGCAATTATAGATCACCGAGTTGTGAGTCTTGAGTTGTCGGTTCTGAGTCCTTTACAAGCCAGGCGCGCGTCTGGAACGTTGGAGCGACGAATGCCGACCTCTTCGGCCGCATACTCACAACTCGTGGTATTCTGCGCACGAGATTCTCCCCAGGAAGCTCCCGTGCTCCTCGAACTGCGCGTCGAGAACTATGCGGTCCTTGATCACGTGGTGGTGGAATTCTCCGCCGGACTCAACCTGCTGACCGGCGAGACCGGCGCCGGAAAATCCATCCTGATTGACGCGCTCGCACTGTTGCTGGGCGAGAAGGCTTCCAGCGAGATCATCCGCCACGGCGCGGAGAAAGCGGTGGTATCGGCGGCTTGCGAAGTGAACGACCATCGCGTGGCGGAAATCCTGGAACAGAACGGTATTGATTCCGAAAACGGCGAGGTGATCCTGCGGCGAGAAGTGGCTGCCGGCGGCCGTGGGCGGGTGTTCGTCAACAACCAGCCGGCGACGGTAGCCGTGCTGAAACAGCTCGCACCTTATCTCGCCTCCGTGCACGCGCAGAACGAATCCATCCTCGGCTTCGACGCGGCCGCGCGGCTGAAGCTGCTCGACAGTTTTGCGGGCTGTGACGCGCAGCCCGTGGCGGAAGCGTTCGCCGCTTGGAATGGCATTCGCCATCGCATTGCAGAGCTGGAGCGCGGCGAGCAGGACAAGCTGCGGCTGATCGATCTGTGGAGTTTTCAAAAAAAGGAGATCGAGGGCGCGCGAATTCAGCCCGGCGAGGACGATCGCCTGGAATCGGAAAAACGTGTTCTTGCCAACGCAGAAAAAATCTATTCGGCGGCGATGACGGCGTACGACCTGCTGTACGAGGGCGAGGCCGCGTCGGCGTCCACCTTGCGCGCTGCGTCGCGGCAGATCGAGGAGCTCGCGCGCTATGACTCCCGGTTCCAGGAGGCGCTGGCTTCCCT contains the following coding sequences:
- a CDS encoding biopolymer transporter ExbD encodes the protein MAFTDSNGRTRSALADINITPLVDVVLVLLIIFMLTAPILQSGIEVDVPKTKTVKEITEERVVISIDRQQRVFLGNDPINVNQIPDALRRKVRDPQRQSIFLRADENVPFGAFATVMDAVKQAGITNVSIVTQPLKANGSNR
- a CDS encoding TonB family protein codes for the protein MAATADIFTEREEWRRPLGWSAALHGLLFCAILLYGAIFGRFSGESWGGSGAGGGAMSVTMVSTIPLPHTAPQSQNILANESKGLSQSLPKAKEEPTPEAIPIPEKSARRRVEPKPRTSTQQKPRPVEEASNVVPFGQGGPVSGPYGVFSTPNAKGGFGFTGGGGDFGSRFAWYVRVVQQKISENWLKYEIDPNIQDARRVYITFEITRAGQPVNVQIEQSSGVPSLDQSAVRALQRIDSFGPLPNEYAGNRVSVEFWFDYRR
- a CDS encoding MotA/TolQ/ExbB proton channel family protein — its product is MAILPLSFVIGGEIANMIWQTGPVAKAVLLILLFFSILSWSIILARWNLLRRARVQSGRFLRAFRRAQRFQDIAAVAEQFRPSPLVAVFEGGFEEFKRSRSAAATQRAMQIAASEELTRLERRLPWLAITAAATPFIGLFGTVWGIIDAFHGLGTAGAATLRAVAPGISEALITTAAGLFAAIPAVIAYNVFGSAIREFGSRMDDFSLEMLNAVERAGAEAPRRAAAPEPELR